In a single window of the Flavivirga spongiicola genome:
- a CDS encoding CoA-acylating methylmalonate-semialdehyde dehydrogenase — protein sequence MTILKNYINGEWVSSSSNETIDVLNPASQEVLAKVPYGEATKNDVETATKAASKAFNEWRHVPVMKRVQCLYKLKALLEANRDELAEIITNESGKTKVESIGEIQRAIENVEVACGTPMLIAGDVIEDIASGIDEMMIRQPIGVSACITPFNFPSMIVFWFLPYAIATGNAFIVKPSEKVPLTMMKIFDFIDQLDLPKGLVSLVHGGKDSVDAILEHPEIKAISFVGSTPVARYIYSKGTANGKRVQAQGGAKNPVLVLPDADIDMSAKIIADSVYGCAGQRCLAASTIITVGDEKHEIKDAIYETVKSRTTGYGWDAGVDMGPVITSESKNRIEGLIQKGIDEGANVLLDGRNASVSGFEKGNFLTPTILENVALDKELIQTEIFGPVMSLISMKTIEDAIQFVNGGNYGNMACLFTNSGASARKFRNEANAGNIGINIGVAAPMAQFPFSGWKDSFFGDLHGQGKHAIEFFTQTKVVIERWPKAWSRKF from the coding sequence ATGACAATTTTAAAAAATTATATTAACGGAGAATGGGTTTCGAGTAGCTCGAACGAAACCATTGATGTGTTGAACCCTGCTTCACAAGAGGTGTTGGCAAAAGTGCCTTACGGAGAAGCCACAAAAAATGATGTAGAAACTGCAACTAAAGCTGCAAGCAAAGCTTTTAACGAGTGGCGCCATGTACCCGTAATGAAACGTGTACAATGTTTATATAAATTAAAAGCATTATTAGAAGCTAATAGAGATGAATTAGCCGAAATAATTACTAACGAATCAGGTAAAACCAAAGTAGAATCTATTGGTGAAATACAACGAGCCATAGAAAATGTTGAGGTAGCTTGTGGCACCCCCATGCTAATAGCTGGTGATGTTATAGAAGATATTGCCTCGGGGATTGACGAAATGATGATTCGCCAACCTATAGGTGTTTCAGCTTGTATTACACCATTTAACTTCCCGAGTATGATCGTCTTTTGGTTTTTACCATATGCTATTGCAACTGGTAATGCCTTTATAGTAAAACCTTCAGAAAAAGTACCATTAACCATGATGAAGATTTTTGATTTTATCGATCAACTGGATTTACCTAAAGGTTTGGTAAGTCTAGTTCATGGTGGTAAAGATAGTGTTGATGCTATTTTAGAACACCCGGAAATTAAAGCTATAAGTTTTGTAGGTAGTACACCGGTAGCACGTTATATTTATTCAAAAGGAACTGCCAATGGAAAAAGGGTACAAGCTCAAGGTGGTGCTAAAAATCCAGTACTCGTATTACCTGATGCTGATATAGATATGTCTGCAAAAATTATTGCAGATTCTGTATATGGCTGTGCCGGACAACGTTGTTTAGCGGCTTCAACCATTATTACAGTGGGAGATGAAAAACACGAAATTAAAGATGCTATTTACGAGACTGTAAAATCCAGAACTACGGGTTACGGTTGGGATGCTGGAGTAGATATGGGACCTGTGATTACTTCTGAAAGTAAAAATAGAATTGAAGGTTTAATTCAAAAAGGCATTGACGAAGGCGCTAACGTGCTTTTAGATGGAAGAAATGCTTCTGTTTCTGGTTTTGAAAAAGGAAACTTTTTAACCCCAACTATTTTAGAAAATGTAGCCTTAGACAAAGAGTTGATTCAAACTGAAATTTTCGGGCCTGTAATGAGCTTAATCTCTATGAAGACTATAGAAGATGCTATTCAATTTGTAAATGGCGGAAACTATGGTAATATGGCTTGTTTGTTTACTAATAGCGGAGCCAGTGCACGTAAGTTTAGAAACGAGGCTAATGCTGGTAACATAGGAATTAATATTGGAGTAGCAGCTCCTATGGCACAGTTTCCTTTTAGTGGATGGAAAGATAGTTTTTTTGGTGATCTACACGGGCAAGGAAAACATGCTATTGAGTTTTTTACACAAACAAAAGTCGTTATAGAAAGATGGCCAAAAGCTTGGTCTCGTAAATTTTAA
- a CDS encoding Sip1-related alpha-galactosidase: MKLLKIASYIWIFICLAYSCNNSKSVKKSHDLISISGNNQGINIQWNNKSRVTGGIPIFQNKAFQINNTDIKNDNEHTIIQYTNTSDSTTIEVQSLINTDNNTLILSLSSNGHQSKNGEDYVGLFFNDFPEYQEGMASYLFGDWESWTKPVQVSDYKNTLSEKILFFLFKYNDGTYGAMMPLGGEGYNATLGSQQHKFGAHSVSYKNNFEAVKVPLMAIAFGGNPYETVKNLYESGMTAMGKEKGLRKNKTYPEIFESIGWCSWNALGEDVTEKKLMDAVATFSENKFPLPFMLIDDGWLSINDEKQLTSFNFDTTKFPNGFKASAEKLKTTHGVKNIGVWHTMNGYWSGVSKNNFKLNSDKPLMPYYDKNDVHADSLSGITYHTPNAVSNSGQNFYNAWYEYLKNQGINFVKVDQQSVIKRVAKGQLSKTDNIPFWDIATNLESNLQSAIKNHFNGAVINCQDMATEAVYNFTSSAIGRNSDDFFPERTAYFSLEVEKGNAAAHVLMNVHNSMWYSNMVWPDFDMFQSHHIDGEYHAISRAISGGPVYLTDTPGKQNFDILNQLILNNGKILRPDVPALPTEDCLFQLNEEKLFKTFSTVNNSGLIGAWNTVDADLVEGTISPTDVNGLQGDTFAVYDYFSKSVKKLGASETVSVVLKRKGYKLYSIVPLENDIAIIGLLNKYISPKAIQNQKIDKNTIDVTLIHGGEFGAYLPSEPKEVIINGTSLVPEDWSYTSNLFILKIVDETMSPVRIEIKL, encoded by the coding sequence ATGAAACTATTAAAAATAGCATCTTATATATGGATCTTTATCTGTTTAGCATATTCTTGCAATAATTCAAAAAGTGTAAAAAAATCCCATGATCTTATTTCTATTTCCGGAAATAATCAGGGTATAAACATACAGTGGAATAATAAAAGTAGGGTCACTGGAGGAATTCCTATATTCCAAAACAAAGCATTTCAAATTAATAATACCGATATTAAGAATGACAATGAACATACTATTATTCAATATACAAATACCTCAGATAGTACCACTATTGAAGTGCAATCTCTAATCAATACAGATAACAATACGCTTATTTTATCATTATCCTCTAATGGTCATCAGTCAAAAAACGGCGAAGATTATGTTGGTTTATTTTTTAATGATTTTCCCGAGTATCAAGAAGGCATGGCAAGCTATTTATTTGGAGATTGGGAATCTTGGACTAAGCCTGTACAGGTAAGTGATTATAAAAATACACTTTCTGAAAAAATATTATTCTTTTTATTTAAATATAATGATGGCACCTATGGTGCTATGATGCCTCTTGGAGGTGAAGGATATAATGCTACTTTGGGTAGTCAGCAACATAAATTTGGAGCACACTCAGTAAGTTATAAGAATAATTTTGAAGCAGTAAAGGTTCCTTTAATGGCTATAGCCTTTGGGGGTAATCCATACGAAACTGTAAAAAACTTATATGAATCTGGCATGACTGCCATGGGAAAAGAAAAAGGGTTACGTAAAAACAAGACCTATCCTGAGATATTTGAATCTATTGGTTGGTGCTCATGGAATGCTTTGGGAGAAGATGTCACCGAAAAAAAGCTAATGGATGCTGTAGCTACATTTAGTGAAAATAAATTCCCTTTGCCTTTTATGCTAATTGATGATGGTTGGCTATCTATAAATGATGAAAAACAGTTAACCAGTTTTAATTTTGATACTACAAAATTCCCCAATGGCTTTAAAGCTAGCGCAGAGAAACTAAAAACGACACACGGTGTTAAAAATATTGGTGTTTGGCATACTATGAATGGTTATTGGAGCGGTGTATCTAAAAACAACTTCAAATTAAATTCCGATAAACCTTTAATGCCTTATTATGATAAGAATGATGTACACGCCGATAGCTTAAGTGGCATTACTTACCATACGCCTAATGCTGTTTCTAATAGCGGACAAAACTTTTATAATGCGTGGTATGAGTATTTAAAAAACCAAGGTATTAACTTTGTAAAAGTCGATCAGCAATCGGTAATAAAAAGAGTTGCTAAAGGGCAACTTTCGAAAACAGATAATATACCTTTTTGGGATATTGCTACAAATTTAGAATCGAATTTACAATCGGCAATTAAAAACCACTTTAACGGAGCTGTTATTAATTGTCAGGATATGGCAACCGAAGCTGTTTATAATTTCACATCATCTGCAATTGGAAGAAATTCCGATGATTTTTTTCCGGAACGCACCGCCTATTTTAGTTTAGAAGTTGAAAAAGGCAATGCCGCAGCTCACGTACTTATGAATGTTCATAATTCTATGTGGTATTCGAATATGGTTTGGCCGGATTTTGATATGTTTCAATCACATCATATAGATGGGGAATACCATGCAATTAGTAGAGCTATTAGTGGAGGCCCTGTCTATTTAACCGATACTCCGGGAAAACAGAATTTTGATATTTTAAATCAACTCATTTTAAATAATGGTAAAATATTACGCCCGGATGTCCCTGCTTTACCTACCGAAGATTGTTTATTTCAGTTAAATGAAGAAAAATTATTTAAAACATTTTCAACAGTTAATAATTCCGGATTAATAGGAGCCTGGAATACCGTTGATGCAGATCTAGTAGAAGGAACAATAAGTCCTACAGATGTAAACGGGTTACAAGGTGATACATTTGCAGTATATGATTATTTTTCTAAATCGGTTAAAAAATTAGGAGCATCAGAAACAGTTTCCGTAGTATTAAAAAGAAAAGGCTATAAATTATACTCAATAGTTCCCTTAGAAAACGACATTGCAATTATTGGTTTACTAAACAAATACATTTCACCTAAGGCAATTCAAAATCAAAAAATCGATAAAAACACCATTGATGTGACCTTAATTCATGGAGGCGAATTTGGTGCCTATTTACCTTCTGAACCAAAAGAAGTGATTATTAATGGTACAAGTCTAGTACCTGAAGATTGGAGTTATACCAGTAATTTGTTTATTTTAAAAATTGTAGACGAAACTATGTCTCCAGTTCGTATAGAAATTAAATTGTAA
- a CDS encoding aspartate aminotransferase family protein encodes MEQKILSTEGDVNLTEERAKWQQNNILDSKTRQLLDDDARLFLHQSMSTPCLDVLGACEGPTIENINGKKYLDFHGNNVHQVGFTNTYVVDQIKKQLDELAFCTRRFTNEKAIAFAEKLTSLLPSDLNRVLFAPGGTSVVSMALKLARVVTGKHKVVSYWDSFHGASLDAISAGGEAVFRQHMGPMMPGSIRIPPPMNTGGFFDDEMKYADYLEYVIEKEGEIGAFIAETVRNTDVQIPSKAYWKRIREICDKHNVLLILDEIPIALGRTGKMFTFENFGIEPDILCIGKGLGGGIIPFAAMVCRDKHNVAQDISLGHFTHEKSPVGCAAAQAVIDYIENENILQKVDNDALWMDSQLNLLKDKHAIIGHIRGIGLLWGVELVDPTTKKPAKAEAEKIMYYCLQHGLSFKVSQGHVLQLSPVLTIERTDLAKALKILDNAFLSLNLNDN; translated from the coding sequence ATGGAACAAAAAATTTTGAGTACAGAAGGTGATGTAAATCTTACGGAAGAAAGAGCAAAATGGCAGCAAAACAACATTTTAGACTCTAAAACGCGACAGCTTTTAGATGATGATGCACGTCTGTTTCTGCACCAGTCCATGTCAACCCCTTGCTTAGATGTATTGGGAGCTTGTGAAGGGCCTACTATTGAAAATATTAACGGTAAAAAGTACCTTGACTTTCATGGCAATAATGTACATCAAGTTGGGTTTACCAATACCTATGTTGTTGATCAAATTAAGAAACAATTAGACGAATTGGCCTTTTGTACGCGTCGTTTTACCAACGAAAAAGCGATTGCTTTTGCAGAAAAACTAACGTCATTACTTCCTAGTGATTTGAATAGAGTACTCTTTGCTCCAGGTGGAACCTCTGTAGTAAGTATGGCTTTAAAATTAGCCAGAGTTGTAACCGGTAAGCACAAGGTAGTTTCTTATTGGGATTCTTTTCACGGAGCATCTCTGGATGCGATTAGTGCTGGTGGTGAAGCCGTATTTCGTCAACATATGGGGCCTATGATGCCCGGAAGTATTCGAATTCCGCCTCCAATGAATACCGGTGGTTTTTTTGATGACGAAATGAAATATGCCGATTATTTGGAGTATGTTATTGAAAAAGAAGGTGAAATAGGAGCGTTTATAGCAGAAACTGTTAGAAATACCGATGTACAAATTCCTTCTAAGGCCTATTGGAAACGCATTCGTGAAATATGCGATAAGCATAATGTATTACTTATTTTAGATGAAATCCCTATTGCTTTAGGACGCACAGGTAAAATGTTCACTTTTGAAAATTTTGGTATAGAACCGGACATTCTTTGCATTGGCAAAGGTCTTGGAGGCGGCATTATTCCATTTGCAGCCATGGTATGTCGTGATAAACACAATGTGGCTCAAGATATTTCTTTAGGGCATTTTACTCATGAAAAAAGTCCCGTTGGCTGTGCAGCAGCTCAAGCAGTTATAGATTATATTGAAAACGAAAATATTTTACAAAAAGTGGACAATGATGCCCTTTGGATGGATAGTCAACTGAATTTACTTAAAGATAAGCATGCTATTATTGGGCACATAAGAGGCATAGGGCTTTTATGGGGCGTAGAATTGGTAGATCCTACAACAAAAAAACCGGCAAAAGCAGAAGCTGAAAAAATAATGTATTACTGCTTACAGCATGGTTTAAGTTTTAAAGTCTCTCAAGGTCATGTATTACAACTGTCACCTGTTTTAACTATTGAGAGAACAGATCTTGCAAAAGCATTGAAGATTTTAGATAATGCTTTTTTATCATTAAACTTAAATGACAACTAA
- a CDS encoding FN3 associated domain-containing protein, whose protein sequence is MTDKIRFIAWLVATSFLLTNCTQKKALELPVLTHVLSHNDYEQPNPLFDALDARINCVEVDIAYINETLYVTHAIDEIKEDNTFESLYLKPLRDIIKKNGGFVYKKGVPFTLYINTKTGGKTVEKINDFLQKNSDIIASFTKEGKTDKPIFVICGGPNSIVNTQRFIVAEGHLETPKSFTSSEFYMVNLRWTTYFSWTGEGTFPLEEKGQLLKLVKDTHEQGRILRFWDNPDINTTYGENFWNTILDLGVDIINTDAPKAIKDFFDEKSSKTPKPKILAHPQLVNGHWSFFIETKGEEGDTHYTTDGTSPTVNSPKYIGPVLFSKDIQIKAKTFWKKNGSLLGSKETSKKIKTPVLIPSVKADVHKGALRYYYKEDTSNQLPDLNSLTSKKTDIVNDISDTDFKEDAMYALRYKGYINIPEDGMYTFTSKSTEAINFVLLHDILELENKGHQEKKRTVPLAKGLHPIQVDFYVGLEASFNLQIEGPTLQKQIISSNLLCH, encoded by the coding sequence ATGACTGATAAAATCAGGTTTATTGCATGGCTGGTTGCAACTTCTTTTTTGTTAACCAATTGTACACAAAAAAAGGCGTTAGAATTACCTGTTTTAACACATGTACTATCCCATAACGATTATGAGCAACCCAACCCATTATTTGATGCTTTAGACGCGAGAATTAACTGTGTAGAAGTAGATATTGCATATATAAATGAAACACTATATGTTACACATGCTATAGATGAGATTAAGGAAGATAACACCTTTGAATCGCTATATTTAAAACCATTACGGGATATTATTAAAAAGAATGGCGGTTTTGTTTATAAAAAGGGGGTGCCTTTCACGCTTTATATAAACACCAAAACGGGTGGTAAAACGGTTGAAAAGATAAACGATTTTCTTCAAAAAAACAGTGATATTATTGCTTCATTCACAAAAGAAGGAAAAACAGACAAGCCTATTTTTGTAATTTGCGGAGGTCCTAATTCAATAGTAAACACACAACGCTTTATAGTTGCCGAAGGACATTTAGAAACACCTAAAAGCTTTACTTCCAGTGAATTTTATATGGTGAATTTACGATGGACAACATATTTTTCATGGACAGGTGAAGGTACTTTCCCTTTAGAAGAAAAAGGACAGCTTCTTAAACTTGTGAAAGATACTCACGAACAAGGAAGAATTTTACGGTTTTGGGACAATCCAGATATCAATACAACCTATGGTGAAAATTTTTGGAATACTATTTTAGACTTAGGTGTTGATATAATTAATACTGACGCTCCTAAAGCTATAAAAGATTTTTTTGATGAAAAAAGCAGTAAAACTCCGAAGCCGAAAATTTTAGCGCATCCTCAATTGGTTAATGGACATTGGTCGTTTTTTATTGAGACTAAAGGAGAAGAAGGAGACACACATTATACTACGGATGGTACATCGCCCACTGTAAATTCACCAAAATATATAGGTCCGGTTCTCTTTTCAAAAGACATACAAATAAAAGCCAAAACCTTTTGGAAAAAAAACGGAAGCCTTTTAGGGAGTAAAGAGACTAGTAAAAAGATTAAAACTCCTGTTTTAATTCCTTCTGTAAAAGCTGATGTACATAAAGGTGCTTTACGGTATTACTATAAGGAAGACACAAGTAACCAACTCCCGGATTTAAATAGTTTAACATCTAAAAAAACGGATATAGTTAATGACATTAGCGATACAGATTTTAAAGAAGATGCTATGTATGCGCTTCGCTATAAAGGGTACATCAATATTCCAGAAGATGGTATGTATACATTTACAAGTAAATCTACCGAAGCCATTAACTTTGTCTTACTTCATGATATATTAGAATTGGAAAATAAAGGACATCAGGAAAAGAAGAGGACAGTCCCACTGGCTAAAGGACTGCATCCTATACAGGTGGACTTTTATGTTGGTCTGGAAGCTTCTTTTAATTTACAAATTGAAGGCCCTACATTACAGAAACAGATTATTTCGTCAAACCTATTATGTCATTAA
- a CDS encoding sugar phosphate isomerase/epimerase family protein gives MIKIANAPCSWGALEFDLEEKSEEIGFEQVLDEIKETGYIGTELGDWGFMPTTPNLLKREIDKRGLDLIGAFVPVALADPLKHQEGITSALKVAELMYQAGYKNAFIVLADDNCSVLERTQNAGRIKPGLGLTETQWYIYAQGVEKIAKVVKDTFGIRTVFHHHCAGYIETPQEIETLMALTNPELVGLCLDMGHYAFGGGNPAEALQKYSDRIWHVHFKDFNPKVAEESALTNGDYFDAVKRGVFCELGKGSVDFKSIVNILNEQNYKDWIVVEQDILPGMGNPKVCAQANRDYIKTLGL, from the coding sequence ATGATTAAAATCGCAAATGCCCCTTGCTCATGGGGAGCACTAGAATTTGATTTAGAAGAAAAATCTGAAGAAATTGGTTTTGAACAGGTTTTAGATGAAATTAAAGAAACTGGGTACATTGGTACAGAGCTTGGAGATTGGGGGTTTATGCCAACAACACCGAACCTTTTAAAAAGAGAAATAGATAAAAGGGGATTAGATTTAATAGGCGCTTTTGTTCCTGTTGCTTTGGCTGATCCCTTAAAGCATCAGGAAGGGATTACTTCTGCTTTAAAAGTTGCTGAACTCATGTATCAAGCTGGTTATAAAAATGCTTTTATTGTATTAGCAGATGACAACTGTAGTGTTTTAGAACGTACTCAAAATGCAGGAAGAATAAAACCAGGTTTAGGGCTCACCGAAACACAATGGTATATCTATGCACAAGGCGTTGAAAAGATCGCTAAAGTGGTAAAAGACACGTTTGGTATTCGCACAGTTTTTCATCATCACTGTGCCGGATATATTGAAACACCTCAAGAAATAGAAACCCTCATGGCCTTAACAAATCCCGAATTAGTGGGACTCTGTTTAGATATGGGGCACTATGCTTTTGGAGGTGGTAACCCTGCTGAAGCTTTGCAAAAATATTCAGATAGAATTTGGCATGTACATTTTAAAGATTTCAATCCAAAAGTAGCTGAAGAATCAGCTTTAACAAATGGCGATTATTTTGATGCTGTTAAACGAGGCGTATTTTGTGAATTAGGTAAAGGCTCAGTCGATTTTAAATCGATTGTAAACATTTTAAACGAACAAAACTATAAAGATTGGATTGTAGTAGAACAGGATATTTTACCCGGAATGGGAAATCCGAAAGTATGCGCTCAAGCCAATAGAGATTATATAAAAACATTAGGTTTATAA
- the iolG gene encoding inositol 2-dehydrogenase, whose product MKKIKFAVAGLGRIGKIHLENLLQINTIEVVAVMDPMKESRDYALEKKIPFITSTYKELLASTNFDAIVICSPTDTHADYVELAAKAGKHIFCEKPLDLSLKRVVEVLDVVKDTNVKLMLGFNRRFDKEFKKVQQLVKDGAVGDAHLVKITSRDPGAPPVSYIEKSGGLFLDMTIHDFDMARFVVGKEVEEVYAKGAVLIDPAIGEAGDIDTAIITLTYTDGTMAIIDNSREASYGYDQRIEVFGSKGMVKADNNTSDTHQLYNKDGVNSSLPLHFFLERYEQAYKAEVSDFIDGLVNGTILPVSGNDGLQSLKIGLAALKSVQENRPVNISEI is encoded by the coding sequence ATGAAAAAAATAAAGTTTGCTGTAGCTGGATTAGGTAGAATTGGGAAAATTCACCTTGAAAATTTACTTCAAATAAATACTATTGAAGTGGTCGCTGTTATGGATCCAATGAAAGAATCTCGTGACTATGCACTGGAGAAAAAGATTCCGTTCATTACATCTACATATAAAGAGTTATTAGCATCTACTAACTTCGATGCCATTGTTATTTGTTCTCCAACCGATACGCATGCCGATTATGTTGAATTGGCTGCAAAAGCTGGTAAACATATTTTCTGTGAAAAGCCTTTAGACCTTTCTTTGAAAAGAGTTGTGGAAGTTTTAGATGTTGTAAAAGATACCAATGTAAAATTAATGCTAGGTTTTAATAGGCGCTTTGATAAAGAGTTTAAAAAAGTACAACAACTTGTAAAAGATGGCGCCGTTGGTGACGCTCATTTAGTAAAGATTACAAGTCGAGATCCGGGAGCGCCACCTGTAAGTTATATTGAAAAATCCGGAGGATTATTTTTAGATATGACTATCCATGATTTTGATATGGCGCGCTTTGTTGTAGGAAAAGAAGTTGAAGAGGTATATGCTAAAGGAGCCGTATTAATAGATCCGGCTATAGGTGAAGCCGGAGATATTGATACCGCAATTATTACATTAACATATACAGACGGAACCATGGCTATTATAGACAATAGCAGAGAAGCATCTTATGGCTATGACCAGCGCATAGAAGTTTTTGGATCTAAAGGCATGGTGAAAGCAGATAATAATACCAGTGATACGCATCAACTGTATAACAAAGATGGTGTAAACAGCTCTTTACCTTTACATTTCTTTTTAGAACGTTATGAACAGGCTTATAAAGCAGAAGTTTCAGATTTTATTGATGGCTTAGTAAATGGTACAATACTTCCTGTTTCTGGGAATGATGGCTTGCAATCATTAAAAATTGGATTGGCAGCTTTAAAGTCTGTGCAAGAAAACAGGCCAGTCAATATTTCTGAGATTTAA